One region of Apus apus isolate bApuApu2 chromosome 6, bApuApu2.pri.cur, whole genome shotgun sequence genomic DNA includes:
- the PPIG gene encoding peptidyl-prolyl cis-trans isomerase G codes for MGVKVQRPRCFFDIAINNVPAGRVVFELFSDVCPKTCENFRCLCTGEKGTGKSTQKPLHYKSCLFHRVVKDFMIQGGDFSEGNGRGGESIYGGFFEDESFAVKHNKEFLLSMANRGKDTNGSQFFITTKPTPHLDGHHVVFGQVISGQEVVREIENQKTDASSKPYAEVRILSCGELIPKSKAKKEEKKRHKSSSSSSDSESSSDSESSSDSSSDSESASEDKSKKRKKKHKKNSKKHKKEKKKRKKSKKSSSNESEDENPEAQPLSTVRPEEIPPVPENRFLMRKSPPKVDEKEKERKSREKERESNLSNSQSTYQRRLLVTRSGRKIKGRGPRRYRTPSRSRSRDRFRRSETPPHWRQEMQRAQRMRVSSGERWIKGDKSEINENKKDNKKSPGRGKERKISDHRQVSESPSRRGEKEKKKDHKSSSKDRETRRNSEKDDKHNKSKAKKRVKSRSHSKSREKSKSKERDSKHSRHDEKRVRSRSKERDHEKGREKEKRYDSRGREKERSRSKERSRRAGSRNNEQDHRKSKDREKRKSRSKEREHTRGKHSSSSRTRDRSKSRDRGRRGRSRSRDRDRSRSKDYSRNRDREARRRGRSRSRERRGTPDKYRGRENRRRRESRSSEREDSQSRNRERYSNRESRSSYKRNDTESQRKRRSKSRESSSPESSKEKKSSRDQDRSPDSKKRPSSKERESKKSYSRSSKEKEKTRSSAEKEINQKSKSQERDHAPNKDKKSDHETSPGTDDDRHG; via the exons ATGGGAGTAAAGGTCCAGAGACCTCGTTGCTTCTTTGACATAGCCATCAACAATGTACctg cTGGAAGAGTGGTCTTTGAACTGTTTTCAGATGTATGTCCAAAGACATGTGAAAATTTTCGCTGCCTTTGCACAG GTGAAAAAGGTACAGGAAAATCCACCCAAAAGCCATTGCATTACAAAAGTTGTCTGTTTCACAGGGTTGTGAAAGATTTTATGATCCAAGGAGGTGACTTCAGTGAAG gAAATGGCAGGGGAGGAGAATCCATTTATGGTGGCTTTTTTGAAG ATGAAAGCTTTGCtgtaaaacacaacaaagaatttctcCTTTCGATGGCCAACAGAGGGAAAGATACAAATGGTTCACAGTTTTTTAT AACTACTAAACCTACGCCTCACTTAGATGG ACACCATGTTGTTTTTGGACAAGTCATCTCAGGTCAGGAAGTTGTGAGAGAAatagaaaaccagaaaacagatGCATCTAGTAAACCATATGCTGAAGTGCGCATACTGAGTTGTGGAGAGTTAATTCCAAAATCCAAAG ccaagaaagaagaaaagaagagacaCAAGTCCTCTTCCTCATCCAGTGACTCGGAAAGTTCAAGTGATTCAGAATCATCTTCTGATTCATCATCAGATTCTGAGAGTGCCTCAGAAGATAAATCTAAAAAAcgaaaaaagaaacacaagaaaaattccaagaaacataagaaagaaaagaaaaagagaaagaaaagcaagaaaag ctcatCCAATGAAAGTGAAGATGAAAACCCTGAAGCACAACCATTATCTACTGTCCGTCCTGAAGAAATTCCTCCTGTACCTGAAAACCGGTTCCTGATGAGAAAGAGTCCTCCTAAAgtagatgagaaagaaaaagagaggaaaagcagagagaaggaaagagaaag tAATCTATCAAATTCACAGTCAACATACCAGAGGAGGCTGTTAGTGACCAGatctggaaggaaaataaaaggaagaggaCCAAGG CGTTACCGGACACCTTCCAGATCCAGGTCAAGAGATCGATTCCGACGCAGTGAAACTCCTCCACATTGGAGGCAAGAAATGCAAAGAGCTCAAAGAATGAGAGTGTCTAGTGGAGAAAGATGGATTAAAGGGGacaa GAGTGAAATAAATGAGAACaagaaagataataaaaaaagcccaggaagaggaaaagagagaaaaatatcagaCCACAGACAAGTTTCTGAAAGTCCAagcagaagaggggaaaaggagaagaaaaaagatcacAAATCCAGCAGTAAAGACAGGGAGACAAGAAGGAATTCAGAAAAAGATGACAAACATAACAAAAGCAAGGCCAAGAAAAGAGTGAAATCTAGAAGCCATagtaaaagcagagagaaatcaaaaagtaaagaaagagaCTCTAAGCACAGTAGACATGATGAGAAGAGAGTAAGATCAAGAAGCAAAGAGAGAGACcatgagaaaggcagagaaaaagaaaagcgCTATGATTctagagggagagagaaagaaagaagtaggAGCAAGGAGAGAAGTAGAAGGGCAGGCTCAAGAAATAACGAACAAGACCATAGGAAGAGTAAAGACAGGGAGAAACGTAAGTCAAGAAGCAAAGAGCGTGAGCACACTAGGGGAAAACATAGTTCCAGCAGTAGAACAAGGGATCGGAGCAAAAGCCGAGATAGGGGTAGGAGAGGAAGATCaagaagcagagacagagaTCGCAGTAGAAGTAAAGACTATTCAAGGAATAGAGATAGAGAAgcaagaagaagaggaagatcaagaagcagagaaaggagaggtACACCAGATAAatacagaggaagagaaaacaggaggaggagagaatcAAGGAGCTCAGAGAGGGAGGATAGTCAAAGCAGAAATAGAGAGAGGTATTCAAATAGAGAAAGTAGAAGCTCATATAAGAGGAATGATACTGAAAGCCAAAGGAAGAGGCGTTCAAAAAGCCGTGAAAGTAGCAGTCCTGAATCCAGTAAAGAAAAGAAGTCTAGTAGAGATCAGGATAGAAGTCCAGACTCAAAAAAAAGACCAAGTAGCAAAGAGAGAGAATCAAAAAAATCATATTCACGGAGCagtaaggaaaaggaaaagaccAGATcctcagcagaaaaagaaataaaccaaaaatcAAAGAGTCAGGAAAGAGATCATGCCCCTAATAAGGATAAAAAGTCTGATCATGAAACAAGTCCTGGAACAGATGACGACAGGCATGGATGA
- the LOC127386703 gene encoding cilia- and flagella- associated protein 210-like, whose product MDREGREAERERGRALARRAAAQEQRAQIKEHKHQADLAKLEDKREGEQMQRLNQLYQLEIQRGREKEQEEKVERQRQYHAFLCAFEKGLSGIQWEKAAVDNKEIVFEL is encoded by the exons ATGGACCGCGAGGGGCGTGAAGCGGAGCGGGAGCGCGGCCGTGCCCTGGCCCGCCGGGCCGCGGCCCAGGAGCAGCGGGCGCA AATAAAGGAGCACAAGCATCAGGCAGATCTGGCCAAGctagaagacaaaagagaaggGGAACAAATGCAGAGGTTGAACCAGCTGTACCAGTTGGAAattcagagaggaagagaaaaggaacaggaggaaaaagttGAACGCCAGAGGCAGTATCAT gctttcctctgtgcttttgaGAAAGGCCTCTCGGGAATACAATGGGAAAAAGCTGCTGTAGACAACAAGGAGATTGTCTTTGAATTGTGA